One segment of Nocardioides sp. QY071 DNA contains the following:
- a CDS encoding DUF3105 domain-containing protein has protein sequence MAKSSKSEKSERRQVIDDIRRKQKRADKRQGMAIVGVCVAVALVIVGAALYPKVRDMVNDQKWKGKSVAQIGASASVCGDITEKEATGSGEHVPEGQQVDYKDAPPAFGAHWNVAGVAPTPIGDRFYTEDSRPELEQLIHNSEHGYTILWYDTTANDDAAEVAAMRAIAKIMDANDTNQRLKFKVAPWTKADEKEIGKSFPKGQHIAFTHWRVDPDTQKQYGAWQYCSEVSGAALKKFMDKYPFTDAPEPYAY, from the coding sequence AGTCATCGACGACATCCGGCGCAAGCAGAAGCGTGCCGACAAGCGCCAGGGCATGGCCATCGTCGGCGTCTGCGTCGCGGTCGCGCTCGTCATCGTCGGCGCTGCGCTCTACCCGAAGGTCCGCGACATGGTCAACGACCAGAAGTGGAAGGGCAAGAGCGTCGCCCAGATCGGCGCCTCGGCCAGCGTGTGCGGCGACATCACCGAGAAGGAGGCCACGGGCAGCGGCGAGCACGTCCCCGAGGGCCAGCAGGTCGACTACAAGGACGCCCCGCCCGCCTTCGGCGCGCACTGGAACGTCGCCGGCGTCGCACCCACCCCGATCGGTGACCGCTTCTACACCGAGGACTCCCGCCCCGAGCTGGAGCAGCTGATCCACAACAGCGAGCACGGCTACACGATCCTCTGGTACGACACCACCGCGAACGACGACGCCGCCGAGGTCGCGGCCATGCGCGCCATCGCCAAGATCATGGACGCCAACGACACCAACCAGCGGCTGAAGTTCAAGGTCGCCCCGTGGACCAAGGCGGACGAGAAGGAGATCGGCAAGTCCTTCCCGAAGGGCCAGCACATCGCCTTCACCCACTGGCGCGTCGACCCCGACACGCAGAAGCAGTACGGCGCCTGGCAGTACTGCTCCGAGGTCAGCGGCGCGGCGCTGAAGAAGTTCATGGACAAGTACCCGTTCACCGACGCCCCGGAGCCCTACGCGTACTAG
- a CDS encoding sugar phosphate nucleotidyltransferase: MLLDEIPGFWAVVPAGGAGTRLWPLSRSHAPKFLHDLTGSGRTLLEQTYDRLAPLVGDRVLVVTGAAHRTAVRGQLPTLPEDAVVAEPSARDSMAAIGLAAALLERRGAEVMGSFAADHVIAEPERFAASVAEAVAAARDGWLVTIGIEPTFASSAFGYIRQGEPLPGHAVARRVVEFVEKPSVSVAEEYLATGQYRWNAGMFVVRPTVLLDLLAEQDPGFAATLRTIAAEPERLPELWETLPKIAIDHAVAEPAAAAGKVATIPGGFAWDDIGDFDSLATLLGDDDACTVLGDPALTHLIGASGIVVPRSGRTVAVIGLDDVVVVDTPDALLVTTRARAQEVKNVVAALKEQGRTDLV; this comes from the coding sequence ATGCTCCTCGACGAGATCCCCGGCTTCTGGGCCGTGGTCCCCGCCGGCGGTGCCGGGACGCGGCTGTGGCCGCTGTCGCGCTCGCACGCTCCCAAGTTCCTCCACGACCTCACCGGCTCCGGGCGCACCCTGCTCGAGCAGACGTACGACCGGCTCGCCCCGCTGGTGGGCGACCGGGTCCTGGTCGTCACCGGCGCGGCGCACCGTACGGCCGTCCGCGGCCAGCTCCCGACCCTGCCCGAGGACGCCGTCGTGGCCGAGCCGTCCGCTCGCGACTCGATGGCGGCGATCGGTCTGGCTGCCGCCCTCCTCGAGCGCCGCGGCGCCGAGGTGATGGGCTCCTTCGCCGCCGACCACGTCATCGCCGAGCCGGAGCGCTTCGCCGCGTCCGTCGCCGAGGCCGTCGCCGCCGCCCGCGACGGCTGGCTGGTCACCATCGGCATCGAGCCGACCTTCGCGTCCTCCGCGTTCGGCTACATCCGCCAGGGCGAGCCGCTCCCGGGCCACGCGGTCGCGCGCCGGGTCGTCGAGTTCGTGGAGAAGCCGTCGGTGTCGGTGGCCGAGGAGTACCTCGCGACCGGGCAGTACCGCTGGAACGCCGGCATGTTCGTCGTACGTCCGACGGTGCTGCTCGACCTGCTCGCCGAGCAGGACCCCGGCTTCGCCGCCACCCTGCGCACCATCGCCGCCGAGCCCGAGCGCCTTCCCGAGCTCTGGGAGACGCTCCCGAAGATCGCCATCGACCACGCGGTGGCCGAGCCGGCGGCCGCCGCCGGCAAGGTCGCCACCATCCCCGGCGGCTTCGCCTGGGACGACATCGGCGACTTCGACTCCCTCGCGACCCTGCTCGGCGACGATGACGCCTGCACCGTCCTCGGCGACCCCGCGCTCACCCACCTGATCGGCGCCAGCGGCATCGTCGTCCCGCGATCGGGGCGGACCGTCGCGGTCATCGGACTCGACGACGTCGTCGTCGTCGACACCCCCGACGCGCTGCTCGTCACCACGCGGGCGCGGGCCCAGGAGGTCAAGAACGTCGTGGCTGCGTTGAAGGAGCAGGGCCGCACCGACCTGGTGTGA
- a CDS encoding N-acetylmuramoyl-L-alanine amidase, which produces MSPYPTEIPEHTRRSRFVTLCQQALALAVVVAVLTPAARTVTMEVRPAEPGGTPVPGAVSLQAATTPLTVPTATVDPTVTSYALTPTPNGVSGRVTLHGSVKELADGGDKVTSDALPVQGYGTVGVTWAHGVAVPEDGITVDVRTRTGDTWSDWTAADYHDEHGPDPDSEEGQRSRPGTEAVLVGDVDQVQVKVETTDAAPADLQVAVIDPGTPAATAKQGPALTSGASAATSGEESARPGTDGAIAMQAASTAAPQPQIYSRAQWGAPEDASYKPKYGTISAGFVHHTVNANDYTPEEVPAILRGIWKYHVKTRGWSDIGYNFLVDRFGRIWEGRAGGIDKPVVGAHTLGYNDYSFAMSAIGNYETAQPTPEMINAYGALFAWKLSLSGVDAASMSQKVGKGTFAAISGHRDAGKTACPGKYLYAQIPTIRAIAAQVQQGALLGQLNGNYVGSANPDIVVRKASTGRLMLHDLDRSSGSWVLGAAVKTNVWAPWAKQVLRVGDWDGDGLNDLMAIRKSDKAPVLFRGAGGGMFQPAQVLPGTFATVKMLAAVGDVTGDKLPDLMGQPKGGQMQVYPGNGVNGFLSAVPAAGQVPGKRFVPMGRWNKDGSPDALVRAGSVLSLYTGILPGGWAPAKTMKTGLSGYDWVIGLGPMASGGKVVVVRNKATGSVYAVEKVKAKKLGAPVFLKKRTKFDLAG; this is translated from the coding sequence ATGTCGCCGTACCCCACGGAGATCCCCGAGCACACCCGGCGGAGCCGGTTCGTGACGCTGTGCCAGCAGGCGCTGGCCCTGGCTGTCGTCGTCGCCGTCCTCACGCCCGCCGCACGCACCGTGACCATGGAGGTCCGCCCCGCCGAGCCGGGCGGCACGCCCGTGCCCGGCGCGGTCAGCCTGCAGGCCGCGACCACGCCGCTGACGGTGCCCACCGCGACTGTCGACCCGACCGTCACGTCGTACGCGCTGACCCCGACGCCGAACGGCGTCAGCGGCCGGGTCACGCTGCACGGCAGCGTGAAGGAGCTGGCCGACGGCGGTGACAAGGTCACCAGCGACGCACTGCCCGTCCAGGGCTACGGCACGGTCGGTGTGACCTGGGCGCACGGCGTCGCGGTCCCCGAGGACGGGATCACCGTCGACGTGCGCACCCGCACCGGCGACACCTGGAGCGACTGGACGGCCGCCGACTACCACGACGAGCACGGGCCCGACCCCGACAGCGAGGAGGGACAGCGCTCGCGCCCCGGCACCGAGGCGGTCCTGGTCGGAGACGTCGACCAGGTCCAGGTCAAGGTCGAGACGACCGACGCCGCGCCGGCCGACCTCCAGGTCGCCGTGATCGACCCCGGTACGCCGGCCGCCACCGCCAAGCAGGGCCCCGCCCTCACCTCCGGCGCGTCCGCCGCGACCTCGGGCGAGGAGAGCGCGCGGCCCGGGACCGACGGCGCGATCGCGATGCAGGCGGCCTCGACCGCCGCGCCGCAGCCGCAGATCTACTCGCGGGCCCAGTGGGGTGCCCCGGAGGACGCGAGCTACAAGCCGAAGTACGGCACCATCAGCGCCGGCTTCGTGCACCACACGGTGAACGCCAACGACTACACGCCCGAGGAAGTGCCGGCGATCCTGCGCGGCATCTGGAAGTACCACGTCAAGACCCGCGGCTGGTCCGACATCGGCTACAACTTCCTCGTCGACCGGTTCGGCCGGATCTGGGAGGGGCGCGCCGGTGGCATCGACAAGCCGGTCGTCGGCGCCCACACCCTCGGCTACAACGACTACTCCTTCGCGATGTCCGCGATCGGGAACTACGAGACCGCCCAGCCCACGCCCGAGATGATCAACGCGTACGGCGCGCTGTTCGCCTGGAAGCTGTCCCTGTCGGGAGTCGACGCCGCGTCGATGAGCCAGAAGGTCGGCAAGGGCACCTTCGCCGCGATCAGCGGTCACCGTGACGCCGGGAAGACCGCCTGCCCGGGCAAGTACCTGTACGCGCAGATCCCGACGATCCGGGCGATCGCGGCCCAGGTGCAGCAGGGCGCACTGCTCGGCCAGCTCAACGGGAACTACGTCGGCTCGGCCAACCCGGACATCGTCGTACGCAAGGCGTCGACGGGCCGGCTGATGCTGCACGACCTCGACAGGTCCAGTGGGAGCTGGGTCCTCGGTGCCGCCGTGAAAACCAACGTCTGGGCGCCGTGGGCCAAGCAGGTGCTGCGCGTCGGCGACTGGGACGGCGACGGGCTCAACGACCTGATGGCGATCCGCAAGTCCGACAAGGCCCCGGTCCTCTTCCGCGGCGCCGGTGGCGGGATGTTCCAGCCCGCGCAGGTGCTGCCCGGGACCTTCGCCACCGTCAAGATGCTCGCTGCGGTCGGGGACGTCACCGGCGACAAGCTGCCGGACCTGATGGGCCAGCCGAAGGGCGGCCAGATGCAGGTCTACCCGGGCAACGGCGTCAACGGCTTCCTCTCCGCGGTCCCCGCCGCGGGCCAGGTCCCGGGCAAGCGGTTCGTGCCGATGGGGCGCTGGAACAAGGACGGCTCCCCGGACGCGCTGGTCCGCGCCGGAAGCGTGCTCTCGCTCTACACCGGCATCCTGCCGGGCGGGTGGGCACCGGCGAAGACGATGAAGACCGGCCTCAGCGGCTACGACTGGGTGATCGGCCTCGGCCCGATGGCCAGCGGCGGCAAGGTCGTCGTGGTCCGCAACAAGGCGACCGGCTCGGTTTACGCCGTCGAGAAGGTCAAGGCCAAGAAGCTCGGCGCGCCGGTCTTCTTGAAGAAGCGCACGAAGTTCGACCTCGCGGGCTAG
- a CDS encoding TIGR03089 family protein translates to MTTPTTFPAVLAARLRTDPGQPLVTFYDHASGERVELSVTTWANWVAKASSLLVDELGLERGDRIAIDLPPHWLGTVFLGAAWNCGLVATAAEATDLAAVVCGPDTLAEWAGRSGELAVLACALLPLGVRFKEPVPAGVTDVGIDVWSQPDAFQAWDPPQADDPALEVGGRALSQAELWSEAAATGLVGDGRLLAVADPVSEPAILCDPLLAGGSLVLVVRAEPERLEATYVAEHATARFPA, encoded by the coding sequence GTGACGACGCCGACCACCTTCCCCGCGGTCCTGGCCGCCCGCCTGCGCACCGACCCCGGCCAGCCGCTGGTGACCTTCTACGACCACGCGAGTGGTGAGCGGGTCGAGCTGTCGGTCACCACCTGGGCCAACTGGGTCGCGAAGGCCAGCTCGCTGCTCGTCGACGAGCTGGGCCTGGAGCGCGGCGACCGGATCGCGATCGACCTGCCGCCGCACTGGCTCGGGACCGTCTTCCTCGGCGCCGCGTGGAACTGCGGCCTGGTCGCCACGGCCGCCGAGGCCACCGACCTCGCCGCGGTCGTCTGCGGGCCCGACACCCTGGCCGAGTGGGCCGGAAGATCCGGCGAGCTCGCCGTCCTGGCGTGCGCCCTGCTGCCGTTGGGCGTCCGGTTCAAGGAGCCGGTTCCGGCCGGGGTGACCGACGTCGGGATCGACGTGTGGTCCCAGCCCGACGCCTTCCAGGCCTGGGACCCGCCGCAGGCCGACGATCCCGCCCTCGAGGTGGGTGGCCGGGCGCTGAGCCAGGCCGAGCTGTGGAGCGAGGCGGCCGCCACCGGTCTGGTCGGCGACGGCCGCCTGCTCGCGGTCGCCGACCCCGTCTCGGAGCCGGCGATCCTCTGCGATCCGCTCCTCGCGGGCGGCTCGCTCGTCCTGGTCGTCCGGGCCGAGCCGGAGCGGCTCGAGGCGACGTACGTCGCCGAGCACGCCACGGCCCGCTTCCCCGCCTGA
- a CDS encoding ABC transporter ATP-binding protein: MAKSIVVENATKYFTLRYHRTFKEVAVAKAKGRQTTETFRAVDDVSFTVERGESVGIMGLNGSGKSTLLKMINGVMRPDEGTILTRGRIAGLIATGAGFHNQLTGRENLYLNAAILGMTGPEISRKFDDIVEFADLGATLDGPVGHYSSGQKARLGFAIAIHVDSDIFLADEVLAVGDKPFRVKCMRKMREIRNSGDRTLFYVSHSPESVIKMCERVLVLEKGRLGFDGDPVEAVHYLRYDEDDDIDDESLANDI, translated from the coding sequence ATGGCCAAGTCGATCGTGGTGGAGAACGCCACCAAGTACTTCACGTTGCGCTACCACCGCACCTTCAAGGAGGTCGCGGTCGCCAAGGCCAAGGGACGCCAGACCACGGAGACCTTCCGTGCCGTCGACGACGTCTCGTTCACGGTCGAGCGCGGGGAGTCCGTCGGCATCATGGGCCTCAACGGCTCCGGGAAGAGCACGCTGCTCAAGATGATCAACGGCGTCATGCGACCCGACGAGGGCACCATCCTCACCCGGGGACGCATCGCCGGCCTGATCGCGACGGGCGCCGGCTTCCACAACCAGCTCACCGGCCGCGAGAACCTCTACCTCAACGCCGCCATCCTCGGCATGACCGGTCCCGAGATCAGCCGCAAGTTCGACGACATCGTCGAGTTCGCCGACCTCGGTGCCACCCTCGACGGACCGGTGGGGCACTACTCGTCGGGCCAGAAGGCGCGCCTGGGCTTCGCGATCGCGATCCACGTCGACTCCGACATCTTCCTCGCCGACGAGGTGCTGGCCGTCGGCGACAAGCCCTTCCGGGTGAAGTGCATGAGGAAGATGCGCGAGATCCGCAACAGCGGCGACCGCACCCTCTTCTACGTCAGCCACTCGCCGGAGTCGGTCATCAAGATGTGCGAGCGCGTGCTCGTCCTGGAGAAGGGCCGCCTCGGCTTCGACGGCGACCCTGTCGAGGCCGTCCACTACCTGCGCTACGACGAGGACGACGACATCGACGACGAGTCGCTCGCCAACGACATCTGA